One genomic segment of Amycolatopsis sp. Hca4 includes these proteins:
- a CDS encoding DUF4142 domain-containing protein, translating into MPDHRGMTGRAKARTALVVVATLAVVGVGSVMVLQADAQTAPGSTQAQVAAHDMAGMQQGSAAQAGTGDNAAGAGPVTELDRTFLVKVRQAGLWEIPAGDLAQTNASSEQVKRAGLHLLDGHSHLDQLVREDAKMLGVPLPDKATAEQQDWVRRLTNARGAEFDKLFANVLRASHGKIFATIAEVRAGTQNDVIRRHATQANQTVLDHMTVLEDTGLVDATTIEEVATAVNPPAK; encoded by the coding sequence ATGCCGGATCACCGTGGCATGACCGGCCGCGCCAAGGCCCGGACCGCGCTGGTCGTCGTGGCCACGCTCGCCGTGGTCGGCGTGGGCTCGGTCATGGTGCTGCAAGCCGATGCCCAGACCGCGCCGGGCTCGACGCAGGCGCAGGTCGCCGCGCACGACATGGCCGGCATGCAGCAGGGCTCGGCCGCCCAGGCCGGGACCGGGGACAACGCGGCCGGCGCCGGGCCGGTCACCGAGCTCGACCGGACCTTCCTGGTCAAGGTGCGCCAGGCCGGGCTCTGGGAGATCCCCGCCGGTGACCTCGCCCAGACCAATGCCAGCAGCGAACAGGTGAAGCGCGCCGGGCTGCACCTGCTGGACGGGCACTCGCACCTCGACCAGCTCGTCCGCGAGGACGCGAAGATGCTCGGCGTGCCGCTGCCGGACAAGGCGACCGCCGAACAGCAGGACTGGGTCCGCCGGCTGACCAACGCCCGGGGCGCGGAGTTCGACAAGCTCTTCGCGAACGTGCTGCGGGCCTCGCACGGCAAGATCTTCGCCACCATCGCCGAGGTCCGCGCCGGGACGCAGAACGACGTCATCCGGCGGCACGCGACGCAGGCGAACCAGACCGTCCTCGACCACATGACCGTGCTCGAGGACACCGGGCTGGTCGACGCCACGACGATCGAGGAGGTCGCCACGGCGGTGAACCCGCCCGCGAAGTGA
- a CDS encoding DUF5655 domain-containing protein: MPTRWTCPRCDREFARTGQGHTCVPGCTVEETFTGKPAWQRAVYDQVIEHLHTLGDVHEDAVRVGVFLKRDRKLAELRPRSRDVLVYLWLPQPVETARIAPASWASGPRVGHKLSLRAVSDVDDEVRGWLTVAFETS; this comes from the coding sequence ATGCCGACCCGCTGGACGTGCCCCCGCTGCGACCGCGAGTTCGCCCGCACCGGCCAGGGCCACACGTGCGTCCCGGGCTGCACGGTCGAGGAGACGTTCACCGGCAAGCCGGCGTGGCAGCGCGCGGTTTACGACCAGGTCATCGAGCACCTGCACACCCTCGGCGACGTCCACGAGGACGCGGTGCGGGTCGGGGTGTTCCTGAAGCGGGACCGGAAGCTGGCGGAGCTGCGCCCGCGATCACGGGACGTGCTGGTGTACCTGTGGCTGCCCCAGCCGGTGGAGACGGCCCGCATCGCCCCGGCGAGCTGGGCGAGCGGGCCGCGGGTCGGGCACAAGCTCAGCCTGCGCGCGGTGTCCGATGTGGACGACGAAGTCCGCGGCTGGCTCACAGTCGCGTTCGAAACCTCCTGA
- a CDS encoding pentapeptide repeat-containing protein: MPFHPPSPDHRPRLRIPLGLNIVLLLAVAVVAAAGVGAVGWWLLGRPPIRPAQEWTTGESFDFVKIVLALVGGAGAVVALVVAYRRQQLGEAAEQREAIKLFAERFTKAADQLGAEKAAVRLAGMYALEDLARGTPAQRQTVVNVLCAYLRMPYAPPVPAAESGEAAARDVEQAENERRQQELQVRLTAQRILGDHLRRGDRAGEFWRDIDLDLTDATLVDFDLGRCRVRAARFDRAVFAGRTGFGESWFAGPAAFGLATFDGVAEFGDAGFAGPAAFVGAKFRDRARFSEVWFGAEAAFDDAEFGGLAGFDGADFTGAAGFRGTRFAEAWFNRARFGGVVSFSGAGFTGPGEFGGALVRLNPPRERTSVRLGGEVIDEDAYPQETEHVFPSTLVVVEPPVGESATPLGREGLWAYLTPAADGPA, encoded by the coding sequence ATGCCGTTCCACCCACCTTCCCCGGACCACCGGCCACGTCTTCGCATCCCACTGGGCCTCAACATCGTGCTCCTGCTCGCCGTGGCCGTAGTCGCCGCGGCGGGCGTGGGCGCGGTGGGGTGGTGGCTCCTGGGCCGCCCGCCGATCCGGCCGGCGCAGGAGTGGACGACCGGCGAGAGCTTCGACTTCGTCAAGATCGTGCTGGCACTGGTCGGTGGGGCGGGGGCGGTCGTGGCGCTGGTCGTGGCCTACCGCAGGCAGCAGCTCGGTGAAGCGGCCGAGCAGCGCGAGGCGATCAAGCTGTTCGCCGAGCGGTTCACCAAGGCCGCGGACCAGCTGGGCGCGGAGAAGGCTGCGGTCCGTCTCGCCGGCATGTACGCCTTGGAGGACCTGGCCCGAGGCACGCCCGCCCAGCGGCAGACGGTCGTCAACGTGCTGTGCGCCTACCTGCGGATGCCCTACGCGCCACCCGTGCCGGCGGCGGAAAGCGGCGAAGCCGCGGCACGGGACGTCGAGCAGGCGGAGAACGAACGCCGGCAGCAGGAGCTCCAGGTCCGCCTGACCGCCCAGCGGATCCTCGGCGACCACCTCCGCCGCGGCGACCGCGCCGGAGAGTTCTGGCGAGACATCGACCTCGACCTGACCGACGCCACTCTCGTCGACTTCGACCTCGGCCGGTGCCGGGTTCGCGCCGCGCGGTTCGACCGTGCGGTGTTCGCCGGGCGGACCGGCTTCGGCGAATCCTGGTTCGCCGGCCCGGCCGCCTTCGGCCTGGCGACCTTCGACGGCGTGGCCGAGTTCGGGGACGCCGGGTTCGCGGGACCCGCGGCGTTCGTCGGCGCCAAATTCCGCGACCGGGCCCGGTTTTCCGAGGTGTGGTTCGGTGCGGAAGCCGCCTTCGACGACGCCGAATTCGGTGGGCTCGCCGGCTTCGACGGCGCCGACTTCACCGGCGCGGCGGGGTTCCGGGGCACCCGGTTCGCGGAGGCCTGGTTCAATCGGGCCCGGTTCGGCGGGGTCGTCAGCTTCTCCGGGGCCGGCTTCACCGGGCCGGGAGAATTCGGCGGGGCGCTCGTCCGGCTCAATCCGCCTCGGGAGCGCACTTCGGTGCGGCTCGGTGGCGAGGTGATCGACGAGGACGCCTACCCGCAGGAGACGGAGCACGTGTTCCCCAGCACCTTGGTCGTCGTCGAGCCACCCGTTGGTGAAAGCGCCACGCCGCTCGGCCGCGAAGGCCTGTGGGCTTACCTGACGCCGGCCGCCGACGGGCCGGCTTAG
- a CDS encoding YncE family protein: MFVGNNWEGTADVIQSRGSFAKIGRVNIIPDKDRRLTEIYLNPIKLAFFLGIRNGPGEGHDQFVDDMYTTPDGSSVVASRPSFADVVSINLTTGRINWRFPVSGFRSDHMAVSPDGRRVAVSASTSNTVHVLDIVTGQQLGSFATGDKPHENVFTDGGRYLWNMSIGEVNTDLDDPGWDFTKGDRHITVVDAATYRQVKVIDMRQRLDAFGRSDLSDAVRPVAFTPDGSKLYFQVSFFNGFAEYDVATDKITRIKELPKNPATSDDRKTFVNDSRHHGMSMNPAGTKLCIAGTMDDYATVVDRATLQQAALVPAVKPYWATVSGDGNACVISEAGADQVTAIDFATGQKLVSVPVGDHPQRVRIGHVPEGWTGPTGS; the protein is encoded by the coding sequence ATGTTCGTCGGCAACAACTGGGAAGGCACGGCGGACGTCATCCAGTCCCGCGGCTCGTTCGCCAAGATCGGCCGGGTGAACATCATCCCCGACAAGGACCGGCGCCTGACGGAGATCTACCTCAACCCGATCAAGCTGGCCTTCTTCCTCGGCATCCGCAACGGGCCGGGCGAGGGGCACGACCAGTTCGTCGACGACATGTACACCACGCCGGACGGCTCTTCGGTGGTGGCGTCGCGGCCGAGCTTCGCCGACGTCGTCTCGATCAACCTGACGACCGGCCGGATCAACTGGCGCTTCCCGGTGTCGGGCTTCCGCTCCGACCACATGGCGGTCTCGCCGGACGGCCGCCGCGTCGCGGTCTCCGCCTCGACGTCCAACACGGTGCACGTGCTCGACATCGTCACCGGGCAGCAGCTCGGTTCCTTCGCCACGGGCGACAAACCGCACGAGAACGTGTTCACCGACGGCGGCCGGTACCTGTGGAACATGTCGATCGGCGAGGTCAACACCGACCTCGACGACCCGGGCTGGGACTTCACCAAGGGGGACCGGCACATCACCGTGGTCGACGCCGCGACCTACCGCCAGGTCAAGGTGATCGACATGCGCCAGCGCCTCGACGCCTTCGGCCGCAGCGATCTTTCGGACGCCGTGCGCCCGGTCGCGTTCACCCCGGACGGGTCGAAGCTGTACTTCCAGGTGTCGTTCTTCAACGGGTTCGCCGAGTACGACGTGGCGACCGACAAGATCACCCGGATCAAGGAACTGCCGAAGAACCCGGCCACCAGCGACGACCGCAAGACGTTCGTCAACGACTCCCGCCACCACGGCATGTCGATGAACCCGGCGGGCACCAAGCTCTGCATCGCCGGCACGATGGACGACTACGCGACGGTGGTCGACCGGGCGACGCTGCAGCAGGCAGCGCTGGTCCCGGCGGTGAAGCCGTACTGGGCCACGGTGAGTGGCGACGGCAACGCCTGCGTGATTTCCGAAGCGGGCGCCGACCAGGTGACGGCGATCGACTTCGCGACCGGGCAGAAGCTCGTGTCGGTCCCGGTGGGCGACCACCCGCAGCGGGTGCGGATCGGCCACGTGCCGGAGGGCTGGACGGGGCCGACGGGGTCCTGA
- a CDS encoding helix-turn-helix domain-containing protein, translating to MPASPLLRQVLDAMAADDTVVDELVKAARNQSPEVARLPEAENRRHVRFLLSAALRATTNPDSADYTTAEALGADRAAQGVPLTDLLRGVQAGRTLAARFAVERARAAGLPDDVILETVLDAERYTGALERHIVKGYHAAELQLSRTVRDARTQLLRTLLLDGHFPTPEELRHAGLRPGGRYSCVVSDVSDPARARTLEQALLAFGGVYGLVEGRLTGLAARPPAGIALADGALLVVAPPVALTELREVHRLGTAAARIAGPGYHDLTSLAGEVALTAQPRLADLLADGLLGALDRGNSFHRELAATALAYLDHGQRLRPTADALHLHPNTVRYRLDRLAELTPVALAENSGGRVLDAVRSWWALHHWLEGR from the coding sequence GTGCCGGCCTCACCGCTGCTCCGGCAGGTGCTGGACGCGATGGCCGCCGACGACACCGTCGTCGACGAGCTGGTGAAGGCCGCGCGGAACCAGTCGCCCGAGGTGGCGCGGCTGCCGGAGGCGGAGAACCGGCGGCACGTCCGGTTCTTGCTCTCGGCCGCGCTGCGGGCCACCACGAACCCCGACAGCGCGGACTACACCACCGCCGAAGCGCTGGGCGCCGACCGCGCCGCGCAGGGTGTCCCGCTCACCGATCTGCTGCGCGGGGTCCAGGCCGGCCGGACGCTGGCGGCCCGGTTCGCCGTCGAACGGGCACGGGCGGCCGGCCTGCCCGACGACGTCATCCTCGAAACCGTGCTGGACGCCGAGCGCTATACCGGCGCGCTGGAGCGGCACATCGTCAAGGGCTACCACGCCGCCGAGCTCCAGCTGTCGCGGACGGTGCGCGACGCCCGGACCCAGCTGCTGCGCACCCTGCTGCTCGACGGCCACTTCCCCACGCCGGAAGAGCTCCGGCACGCCGGGCTCCGGCCCGGAGGCCGGTACTCGTGCGTGGTTTCCGACGTCAGCGACCCGGCGCGGGCGCGCACGCTCGAACAGGCGCTGCTGGCGTTCGGCGGGGTCTACGGGCTGGTCGAAGGCCGGCTCACCGGCCTGGCGGCGCGCCCGCCCGCCGGGATCGCCCTGGCCGACGGCGCCCTGCTGGTCGTCGCGCCGCCCGTGGCGCTCACCGAGCTGCGCGAGGTGCACCGGCTCGGCACGGCGGCGGCACGGATCGCCGGTCCGGGCTACCACGACCTGACTTCACTCGCGGGCGAAGTCGCGTTGACGGCCCAGCCGCGGCTGGCGGACCTGCTCGCGGACGGGCTGCTCGGCGCGCTCGACCGGGGCAATTCCTTCCACCGCGAGCTGGCCGCGACGGCGCTGGCCTACCTCGACCACGGCCAGCGCCTGCGTCCCACGGCCGATGCCCTGCACCTGCACCCGAACACCGTCCGCTACCGCCTCGACCGGCTGGCCGAGCTCACCCCGGTGGCCCTGGCCGAGAACAGCGGCGGCCGCGTGCTCGACGCCGTGCGCTCGTGGTGGGCCCTGCACCACTGGCTCGAGGGCCGATAA
- a CDS encoding HIT family protein produces the protein MAELHRLPATTTDGECVFCAIGSGRAPAAFVHEDEEFVAIVDLRPVTTGHLLVLPRAHHADLASLPAEAGARMFTLAQELAAALRRTDLRCEAVNLFLADGEAAGQEIPHVHLHVIPRFPGDGFVLEADWRVRSREELTEVAAQVRAAL, from the coding sequence ATGGCTGAACTCCACCGGCTGCCGGCGACCACCACGGACGGAGAATGCGTTTTCTGCGCGATCGGCTCGGGCCGGGCGCCCGCGGCGTTCGTCCACGAGGACGAGGAGTTCGTGGCGATCGTCGACCTGCGTCCGGTGACGACCGGGCACCTGCTGGTGCTCCCCCGGGCCCACCACGCGGACCTCGCTTCCCTGCCGGCCGAGGCGGGCGCGCGGATGTTCACCCTCGCCCAGGAACTGGCGGCGGCCCTGCGGCGCACGGACCTGCGGTGCGAGGCGGTCAACCTGTTCCTGGCCGACGGGGAGGCGGCGGGCCAGGAGATCCCCCACGTCCACCTGCACGTGATCCCCCGCTTCCCCGGCGACGGCTTCGTGCTGGAGGCCGACTGGCGGGTGCGGTCGCGGGAGGAGCTGACGGAGGTCGCGGCTCAGGTTCGCGCGGCGCTCTAG
- a CDS encoding DUF2945 domain-containing protein yields the protein MSNEFKKGDRVKWDAGNQSSVGTVEEKITKDTHAGKRDVKASPDNPQYLVKSEKSGKTAVHHPDKLHKA from the coding sequence ATGAGCAACGAATTCAAGAAGGGCGACCGCGTCAAGTGGGACGCCGGCAACCAGAGCTCCGTCGGCACCGTCGAGGAGAAGATCACCAAGGACACCCACGCCGGCAAACGCGACGTCAAAGCCTCGCCCGACAATCCCCAATACCTGGTCAAGAGCGAGAAATCCGGCAAGACCGCGGTCCACCACCCGGACAAGCTCCACAAAGCCTAG
- a CDS encoding DUF3140 domain-containing protein, whose product MDDEETRREFGDSVNMTAKQLDDWLKTDESKAAGQHKDSESIGHQSGRRIVEILHKKKDDLTGDDLAHMRKVVGYVHRHLAQRPSGDVKDTTWRHSLMNWGHDPLHQP is encoded by the coding sequence ATGGACGACGAAGAGACCCGCCGCGAATTCGGTGACAGCGTCAACATGACCGCCAAGCAGCTCGACGACTGGCTGAAGACCGACGAGTCGAAGGCCGCCGGGCAGCACAAGGACAGCGAGTCGATCGGGCACCAGTCGGGCCGGCGGATCGTGGAGATCCTGCACAAGAAGAAGGACGACCTCACCGGCGACGACCTCGCCCACATGCGCAAGGTGGTCGGGTACGTGCACCGCCACCTGGCCCAGCGCCCGTCCGGCGACGTCAAGGACACCACCTGGCGGCACTCGCTGATGAACTGGGGTCACGATCCCCTGCACCAGCCGTGA
- a CDS encoding epoxide hydrolase family protein encodes MLPMTNEIRPFRIDVPQAELDDLHRRLASARFADPVPGDEPDWSRGMPTAAVRELAEHWRAGFDWRAHEAALNAFPQFTTEIDGQTIHFLHVRSSEADAVPLLLTHGYPGSVAEFLDVIGPLTEPGPDAFHVVVPSVPGFGFSTPLSGPGWELARTTDAFAELMTRLGYHRFAAQGGDLGAGVTGRLAAVYPDRVIGTHVNSDRGTIALAGEQLPLPEGLSEAEQAELDAARASWRAGRGYLDLQSHKPETIAAALTDSPVGQLAWIAEKFQAWAGADGVDRDRLLTNVSLYWFTRSGATAARFLYEAAHSAHGWLAPSDVPAGWAVFNTSPVVRRIMDPDEKIAHWSDFAEGGHFAAMEEPELLVADIRTFFRGLRP; translated from the coding sequence GTGCTGCCCATGACGAACGAAATCCGCCCCTTCCGCATCGACGTCCCGCAGGCCGAGCTGGACGACCTGCACCGGCGCCTGGCTTCGGCCCGGTTCGCCGATCCCGTTCCCGGCGACGAGCCGGACTGGTCCCGCGGTATGCCCACCGCCGCCGTCCGCGAGCTGGCCGAGCACTGGCGCGCGGGCTTCGACTGGCGGGCCCACGAAGCAGCCCTGAACGCGTTCCCGCAGTTCACCACCGAAATCGACGGCCAGACGATCCACTTCCTGCACGTCCGCTCGAGCGAGGCCGACGCCGTGCCGCTGCTGCTCACCCACGGCTACCCGGGGTCGGTCGCCGAGTTCCTCGACGTCATCGGCCCGCTGACCGAGCCGGGCCCGGACGCGTTCCACGTCGTCGTCCCGTCGGTGCCCGGCTTCGGGTTCTCGACGCCGCTGAGCGGTCCGGGCTGGGAGCTGGCCCGCACGACCGACGCGTTCGCCGAGCTGATGACCCGGCTCGGCTACCACCGGTTCGCCGCGCAGGGCGGCGACCTCGGCGCGGGGGTCACCGGCCGGCTCGCGGCGGTGTACCCGGACCGCGTCATCGGCACCCACGTCAACAGCGACCGCGGCACGATCGCGCTCGCCGGTGAGCAGCTGCCGCTGCCGGAGGGCCTGTCCGAGGCCGAACAGGCCGAACTGGACGCCGCCCGCGCGAGCTGGCGGGCCGGCCGCGGCTACCTCGACCTGCAGTCGCACAAGCCGGAGACGATCGCGGCCGCGCTCACCGACTCCCCGGTCGGGCAGCTGGCCTGGATCGCGGAGAAGTTCCAGGCGTGGGCCGGCGCGGACGGCGTCGACCGCGACCGGCTGCTGACCAACGTCAGCCTCTACTGGTTCACCCGCAGCGGCGCGACCGCGGCCCGGTTCCTGTACGAGGCCGCCCACTCGGCGCACGGCTGGCTGGCGCCGTCGGACGTCCCGGCGGGCTGGGCGGTGTTCAACACCTCGCCGGTGGTCCGGCGGATCATGGACCCCGACGAGAAGATCGCACACTGGTCCGACTTCGCCGAGGGCGGTCACTTCGCGGCGATGGAGGAGCCGGAGCTGCTGGTGGCCGACATCCGCACGTTCTTCCGCGGCCTGCGGCCGTGA
- a CDS encoding YafY family protein encodes MLQTSARLLRLLSLLETRRDWTGADLADRLGVTARTVRSDIGKLRELGYPVEAAPGVQGGYRLGAGAQLPPLLLDDDEAVAVAVGLRTATGVAGIGETSVRALAKLEQVLPSRLRHRVRALHTATVAVPGTGPAVDADVLTAVAAAIRANERLRFDYTSHRRTPSRREVEPHRLVSWGRRWYLVAWDTARDDWRTFRVDRMTPKVPNGPRFTPREPPEGDVAQFVRRSVGTATWRFHARVRLHASAQYVRARLPVAVDLTPEGPDRCLAEFGSDHAQMLALYLGLLDVDFEVLDAPELAEALTKTGERFLRAANAGNPPAPG; translated from the coding sequence ATGTTGCAGACCTCCGCTCGTCTCCTGCGGCTGCTGTCGCTGCTCGAGACGCGGCGCGACTGGACCGGCGCCGACCTGGCCGACCGGCTCGGCGTCACCGCGCGCACCGTCCGCAGCGACATCGGCAAGCTGCGGGAACTCGGGTACCCGGTCGAAGCCGCCCCCGGTGTCCAGGGCGGTTACCGGCTCGGCGCGGGCGCGCAGCTGCCGCCGCTGCTGCTGGACGACGACGAAGCGGTGGCCGTCGCGGTCGGCCTGCGGACGGCGACGGGCGTCGCCGGCATCGGCGAGACGTCGGTGCGCGCGCTGGCCAAGCTGGAGCAGGTGCTGCCGTCGCGGCTGCGGCACCGGGTGCGGGCCCTGCACACCGCGACGGTCGCGGTGCCCGGCACCGGCCCCGCCGTCGACGCCGACGTGCTGACCGCCGTTGCCGCGGCCATCCGCGCGAACGAGCGGCTGCGCTTCGACTACACGAGCCACCGGCGCACGCCGAGCCGCCGCGAGGTGGAGCCGCACCGGCTGGTCAGCTGGGGGCGCCGCTGGTACCTGGTCGCCTGGGACACCGCCCGCGACGACTGGCGCACCTTCCGCGTCGACCGGATGACGCCGAAGGTGCCGAACGGCCCGCGGTTCACGCCGCGCGAGCCGCCGGAAGGCGACGTGGCGCAGTTCGTCCGGCGCAGCGTCGGCACGGCGACCTGGCGGTTCCACGCCCGGGTGCGGCTGCACGCCTCGGCCCAGTACGTCCGGGCCCGGCTGCCGGTCGCGGTCGACCTCACGCCCGAGGGCCCGGACCGCTGCCTCGCCGAGTTCGGGTCGGACCACGCGCAGATGCTCGCGCTGTACCTGGGCCTGCTCGACGTGGACTTCGAGGTGCTCGACGCGCCGGAACTCGCCGAGGCACTGACGAAGACGGGTGAGCGGTTCCTGCGCGCGGCTAACGCAGGGAATCCGCCAGCTCCTGGATGA
- a CDS encoding SRPBCC family protein gives MQITTPADDRILITHEFDAPRHLVYRVWTSPELVSRWWSGHRGTTTEVELDLRPGGRWRYVLKTGDGTEVGFHGEYREIVPDERIVYTEVYELPGVDPDDVDGPLITVTFTALDGDRTRLELLTVTGSPELRDTILQSGMEVGAQGQLEIIQELADSLR, from the coding sequence GTGCAGATCACCACCCCGGCCGACGACCGGATCCTCATCACGCACGAGTTCGACGCACCGAGACACCTGGTCTACCGCGTGTGGACGTCCCCGGAGCTGGTGAGCCGCTGGTGGAGCGGGCACCGCGGGACCACCACCGAGGTCGAGCTGGACCTGCGGCCCGGCGGCCGCTGGCGGTACGTGCTGAAGACCGGCGACGGCACCGAGGTCGGCTTCCACGGCGAGTACCGCGAGATCGTGCCGGACGAGCGGATCGTCTACACCGAAGTGTACGAACTGCCCGGCGTCGACCCGGACGACGTGGACGGCCCGCTCATCACCGTCACCTTCACCGCGCTCGACGGCGACCGCACGCGCCTGGAACTGCTCACCGTGACCGGTAGCCCGGAACTGCGCGACACGATCCTGCAGTCCGGCATGGAGGTCGGCGCGCAGGGGCAGCTGGAGATCATCCAGGAGCTGGCGGATTCCCTGCGTTAG
- a CDS encoding helix-turn-helix transcriptional regulator encodes MARAATTADTFNAVAEPRRRQILDVLMDGERSVGDLVDLLGLAQPQVSKHLRVLREVGAVDVRGDGRQRLYRLNGAALKPIHDWVKRYERTWAARFDLMDEVLEELKEQEH; translated from the coding sequence GTGGCACGAGCAGCGACGACAGCCGACACCTTCAACGCGGTAGCCGAACCCCGGCGGCGGCAGATCCTCGACGTCCTGATGGACGGGGAGCGGTCGGTCGGCGACCTCGTCGACCTGCTCGGGCTGGCCCAGCCCCAGGTGTCGAAGCACCTGCGGGTGCTGCGCGAAGTCGGCGCGGTGGACGTGCGCGGCGACGGCCGCCAGCGGCTGTACCGGCTCAACGGTGCCGCGCTCAAACCCATCCACGACTGGGTCAAGCGCTACGAACGCACCTGGGCGGCGCGGTTCGACCTGATGGACGAGGTCCTCGAAGAACTCAAGGAACAGGAGCACTGA
- a CDS encoding ROK family transcriptional regulator: protein MTSRAESPQRTDARGVRRSASASAVLRAVLDDGPIARSTIARRTGLSAAAVTGHTAELARLGLLRELPEAESRKGVGRPHVPVDLDTGRHVAGALHLAVHHATVALLDLRGNVLVQHEEPHDGLAAEDLLARAAEIFDDLLLGHAPDREPLGLGVATGGWVDRASGTVVEHPLLGWRNVPVRDLLAGSTGLAVEVDGHARALVHAERLFGHPRARDSVVQLFTGNVVDAAFATGATVHHGPRSAAGAVAHLRVDDSSEPCRCGRTGCLEAAVSEATLARRAAEIGLITQPDFPELLALAVAGDSTALRMFRERARLIGQAAALLLDVLNPAVLVVVDRSVARVPSCLPIIRDEVRDRSRGPSSAETVVGTSFPGAELATAGGAVLLDVLYGDPLGPLLTRWPRAS, encoded by the coding sequence ATGACCAGCCGGGCGGAAAGTCCACAGAGGACGGACGCGCGCGGGGTCCGGCGCAGCGCCAGTGCGAGCGCCGTCCTGCGGGCGGTGCTCGACGACGGCCCGATCGCGCGCAGCACCATCGCCCGGCGCACCGGGCTGTCCGCGGCCGCGGTCACCGGGCACACCGCCGAGCTGGCCCGGCTGGGACTGCTGCGCGAGCTGCCGGAAGCGGAGTCGCGCAAGGGCGTCGGGCGGCCGCACGTGCCGGTCGACCTCGACACCGGGCGGCACGTCGCCGGCGCTCTGCACCTGGCCGTGCACCACGCCACGGTCGCGCTGCTCGACCTGCGCGGGAACGTCCTGGTCCAGCACGAAGAACCGCACGACGGCCTGGCCGCGGAGGACCTGCTCGCCCGGGCCGCCGAGATCTTCGACGACCTGCTGCTCGGGCACGCCCCGGACCGCGAGCCGCTCGGTCTCGGCGTCGCCACCGGCGGCTGGGTCGACCGGGCGTCCGGCACCGTGGTCGAGCACCCGCTGCTCGGCTGGCGGAACGTGCCGGTCCGCGACCTGCTGGCCGGCAGCACCGGGCTCGCCGTCGAGGTCGACGGGCACGCGCGCGCCCTGGTGCACGCCGAACGGCTCTTCGGGCACCCGCGGGCCCGGGACAGCGTCGTCCAGCTGTTCACCGGCAACGTCGTGGACGCCGCGTTCGCCACCGGGGCGACCGTGCACCACGGGCCGCGCTCGGCCGCCGGGGCCGTCGCGCACCTGCGCGTCGACGACAGCAGCGAGCCGTGCCGGTGCGGGCGCACCGGCTGTCTCGAGGCCGCCGTTTCGGAAGCGACGCTCGCCCGCAGAGCCGCGGAAATCGGATTGATCACGCAGCCGGACTTTCCGGAATTGCTCGCGCTGGCCGTAGCGGGCGATTCCACGGCCCTCCGGATGTTCCGCGAACGCGCGCGGCTGATCGGCCAGGCGGCCGCCCTTCTGCTCGATGTCCTGAACCCGGCCGTGCTCGTGGTGGTCGATCGGAGTGTAGCCCGGGTGCCGAGCTGCCTTCCCATCATCCGGGACGAGGTCCGCGACCGGTCCCGCGGCCCTTCTTCGGCGGAAACCGTTGTGGGCACCAGCTTCCCGGGTGCCGAGCTGGCCACCGCCGGCGGCGCGGTGCTCTTGGACGTCCTCTACGGAGACCCGCTCGGTCCGCTTCTCACACGGTGGCCCCGCGCCTCGTGA